A genomic segment from Diceros bicornis minor isolate mBicDic1 chromosome 5, mDicBic1.mat.cur, whole genome shotgun sequence encodes:
- the RGMA gene encoding repulsive guidance molecule A, translated as MQPPRERLVVTGRAGWMGMGRGAGRSALGFWPTLAFLLCSFPAATSPCKILKCNSEFWSATAGSHSPAADDAPEFCAALRTYALCTRRTARTCRGDLAYHSAVHGIEDLMSQHNCSKDGPTSQPRLRTLPPPGDSQERSDSPEICHYERSFHKHAATPNYTHCGLFGDPHLRTFTDRFQTCKVQGAWPLIDNNYLNVQVTNTPVLPGSAATATSKLTIIFKNFQECVDQKVYQAEMDELPAAFADGSKNGGDKHGANSLKITEKVSGQHVEIQAKYIGTTIVVRQVGRYLTFAVRMPEEVVNAVEDRDSQGLYLCLRGCPLNQQIDFQAFHANAEGPGTRRPAAASPAPAAPDTFPYETAAAKCKEKLPVEDLYYQACVFDLLTTGDVNFTLAAYYALEDVKMLHSNKDRLHLYERTREPPGRAAAAGLSPAPWPLLGSLLLLTLLPGLLEAMAA; from the exons GGAGAGGCTAGTGGTAACAGGCCGAGCTGGATGGATGGGtatggggagaggggcaggacgTTCAGCCCTGGGATTCTGGCCGACCCTCGCCTTCCTTCTCTGCAGCTTCCCCGCAG CCACCTCCCCGTGCAAGATCCTCAAGTGCAACTCTGAGTTCTGGAgcgccacggcaggcagccactCCCCGGCCGCCGACGACGCGCCCGAGTTCTGCGCCGCCCTGCGCACCTACGCTCTGTGCACGCGGCGCACGGCCCGCACCTGCCGGGGCGACCTGGCCTACCACTCGGCCGTCCATGGCATCGAGGACCTCATGAGCCAGCACAACTGCTCCAAGGATGGCCCCACGTCGCAGCCGCGCCTGCGCACGCTCCCGCCGCCGGGGGACAGCCAGGAGCGCTCCGACAGCCCCGAGATCTGCCACTACGAGAGGAGCTTCCACAAGCACGCGGCCACCCCCAACTACACGCACTGCGGCCTCTTTGGGGACCCGCACCTCAGGACTTTCACAGACCGCTTCCAGACCTGCAAGGTGCAGGGCGCCTGGCCGCTCATCGACAATAATTACCTGAACGTGCAGGTCACCAACACCCCTGTGCTGCCCGGCTCAGCCGCAACCGCCACCAGCAAG CTCACCATCATCTTCAAGAACTTCCAGGAGTGTGTGGACCAGAAGGTGTACCAGGCCGAGATGGACGAGCTCCCGGCCGCCTTCGCCGATGGCTCCAAGAACGGGGGGGACAAGCACGGGGCCAACAGCCTGAAGATCACGGAGAAGGTGTCCGGCCAGCACGTGGAGATCCAGGCCAAGTACATTGGCACCACCATCGTGGTGCGCCAGGTGGGCCGCTACCTGACTTTCGCGGTCCGCATGCCCGAGGAGGTGGTCAACGCTGTGGAGGACCGGGACAGCCAGGGCCTCTACCTCTGCCTGCGGGGCTGCCCCCTCAACCAGCAGATTGACTTCCAGGCCTTCCACGCCAACGCCGAAGGCCCCGGCACccgcaggcccgcggctgccagcCCCGCGCCCGCGGCCCCCGACACCTTCCCGTACGAGACGGCCGCGGCCAAGTGTAAGGAGAAGCTGCCCGTGGAGGACCTCTACTACCAGGCCTGCGTCTTCGACCTGCTCACCACGGGGGACGTGAACTTCACGCTGGCCGCCTACTACGCCCTGGAGGACGTGAAGATGCTCCACTCCAACAAGGACAGACTGCATCTCTACGAGAGGACTCGGGAGCCGCCGGGCCGCGCGGCCGCCGCAGGGCTGTCCCCCGCCCCCTGGCCCCTCCTGGGCAGCCTCCTGCTCCTCACCCTGctccctgggctcctggaggcCATGGCCGCATAG